Proteins encoded within one genomic window of Drosophila willistoni isolate 14030-0811.24 chromosome XL unlocalized genomic scaffold, UCI_dwil_1.1 Seg141, whole genome shotgun sequence:
- the LOC124460422 gene encoding vegetative cell wall protein gp1-like, protein MPENGEIVKTIYSPFISIFDIDDDEDEDVNEVVNPTDLCTLKVSAMLSQQTKQEPIQLQTDNEMKRSLNDMDTDQAYVNEDFLQIPTVLQPSLEQSVASPFASYEVVNAPTSPPLSEKALSLAVNPQLSQEITIPPPKSEPPLSEVANVGTSLPTKTPPRTESPPIPDTLPTPTATAKALLSDMPSSLPGVPTPHLPLPNEVPLQLPDAAQHLTGTTQAQALQIGVPRLTDAPPYVPFARPQTLVKPKQQLPPLITVATLPPPEQPLREAPLPGVSPLQTPHSETPFLSLFLEEKPQTKVPPLLLEAPLLLDASPLLDAPRTQTEAPLLPLLSASTAAPLPPPLPTEKTLQTAAPPPPPLPTEEPPPPTKVPPPPPLPTEEPTPPTKVPRPPPISTLASRLLDITLLSFILRNPPLPTEAPPTTPPPPPPPPSPPPLPTEAPPTTPPPPPPPPSPPPLPTEAPPPKPPPPPSPPQTKHHYEQKHSYQMYPMQRRHRTHYRLHQNQQYPQKHFEQYCQKNDQHQRKMHFHSYQ, encoded by the exons ATGCCTGAAAATGGAGAAAttgtaaaaacaatttatagtCCATTTATCTCAATTTTCGACatagatgatgatgaagatgaagatgtAAATGAAGTGGTAAATCCAACGGACCTATGTACACTAAAAGTATCAGCAATGCTGTCGCAGCAAACGAAGCAGGAACCCATTCAATTGCAAACAGATAATGAAATGAAGCGAAGTTTGAACGATATGGACACAGAT CAGGCATACGTAAATGAAGATTTTCTGCAGATTCCAACAGTGCTGCAGCCTTCATTAGAACAATCAGTGGCATCACCGTTTGCATCATACGAAGTTGTTAACGCGCCAACGTCGCCACCATTATCAGAAAAAGCGCTGTCATTAGCAGTAAATCCACAACTATCGCAAGAAATAACAATACCACCACCAAAATCAGAACCACCACTGTCAGAAGTAGCTAATGTAGGTACATCACTACCAACTAAAACACCGCCACGAACAGAATCACCACCAATACCAGACACACTACCAACCCCAACTGCAACGGCAAAAGCACTGCTCTCAGATATGCCATCATCACTTCCAGGTGTACCTACACCACATCTACCGCTCCCAAATGAAGTGCCATTGCAACTACCAGATGCAGCACAGCATCTAACAGGAACAACACAGGCTCAAGCACTACAAATAGGAGTACCAAGACTAACAGACGCACCACCATATGTTCCTTTTGCTCGACCACAAACACTGGTAAAACCTAAACAGCAATTACCACCTCTAATAACGGTAGCAACACTGCCTCCACCAGAACAACCATTACGAGAAGCACCGCTACCAGGTGTGTCACCACTACAAACACCACATTCGGAAACACCGTTTCTGTCACTATTCTTAGAAGAAAAACCCCAAACAAAAGTTCCACCACTGTTACTTGAAGCACCACTATTACTGGATGCATCACCATTACTAGACGCACCAAGAACACAAACGGAAGCACCTCTACTGCCTCTACTATCAGCATCAACGGCAGCACCACTGCCTCCTCCACTACCAACAGAAAAAACATTACAAACGGCAGCCCCACCGCCTCCTCCACTGCCAACTGAAGAACCGCCGCCACCAACAAAAGTGCCACCGCCTCCACCGCTGCCAACTGAAGAACCAACACCACCAACAAAAGTGCCACGGCCTCCACCAATATCAACTTTGGCATCACGACTATTAGACATAACACTACTATCATTCATTCTACGGAATCCACCACTGCCAACAGAagcaccaccaacaacaccaccaccaccaccaccaccaccttcACCTCCACCACTGCCAACTGAagcaccaccaacaacaccaccaccaccaccaccaccaccttcACCTCCACCACTGCCAACCGAAGCACCACCACCAAAACCGCCTccaccaccatcaccaccacAAACAAAA CACCACTACGAGCAAAAGCACTCCTACCAGATGTACCCGATGCAACGCCGCCATCGAACACACTACCGTCTTCACCAAAATCAGCAATACCCACAAAAGCATTTCGAACAGTACTGCCAAAAAAACGACCAGCACCAACGGAAGATGCATTTTCACAGTTACCAATAA